The window cagtccctccttttacCTTATAACCTTTATTGCCTATTGActtaatcatgattttttttttcttttaaattagcaTCTAGTGGATGTACATGACGGTGAGATCCACTGCGGTACGTTCATGGATGTACACAATAAAATGAGGGGTTGCGTTCATTCTaaccccatcctcctccctcGACCTCAGGGCCCTTTCTTCCACTCCAtggatctctcttctattttgatcatattccatcttcttttctttttctccccccttATTTTTCATCTGGCTTCTGCATAgcacagaaaacatttgacccttgattttataGGTCTGGCTGATTCACTTAGCctgatgctctccagttccatccatttacctgcaaagccATTCTTCTTCCTAGCTATGTAATACTCCACCGCATATAttcaccatattttctttctcgATTCATCCGTGGGTGGACACCTCAGTTGATTCAGGAGCTTGGGTTTTGTGAATTAGCCTGCCATAAACATGAATGTGGCACGCCTCATTTTTAAAGCATGTTTTTTTCATGATTACTTCCTACcgtaaatattcattatttagcTGATTTCGTATTGACCAAATTCTACTGTTAgcttgtgtgcatgtacaaatatgtaacaacaaaacccaccattgtgtataattatagtgcatcaacaaaaaggagaaagaattcaTGACCTGACAGCGTTTATAAAGAGAATTTCATGCACAATATCGCTTCTTCTATAACCCACGTTTATAAGCAGAGGCAGCTTCTGAATAACTTAACAAAATGCTTGTGCAGACAGATGGCAGTGTGACGTCCTTTATTCCTGGACTGTTAAGTACGTAGAGTTTGAAACTTACAGCATTCAGATGGAAAAGTGTGATGTGGACTTTTAAGTGTAgtttaaaaggcaaaattatcACTAGATAAAGGCgtaagtttcttttattttatttattttattttattttatttattttattgtatttaatttattttattttatttattttattgtatttattttattttattttatttattttattttatttattttattttattttatttattttattattttattttattttatttattattttcttttattttcttttatttattttcttttatttattttatttaatttattttattttattttattttattattattttatttattttattttattttatttattttattttatttattttattttattttattttatttatttattttattttattttatttattttattattttatttattttattttatttattttattttattttattttacttattttcttttcttttatttcttttattttattttattttattttattattttattttaatttaattttatttatttaattttatttatttaattttatttattttatttttattttattttattttattttatttattttattttattttattttatttattttattttattttattattttattttattattttattttattttattttattttattttacttattttgttttattttatttatttaattttattttatttattttattttattattttattttaatttaattttatttatttaattttatttatttaattttatttattttatttttatttattttattttattttattttatttattttattttattattattttattttatttattttattttattttatttattttatttatttattttattttattttattattattttattttatttattttattttattattattttattttattttatttattttattttattttatttattttatttattttattttattttattattattttattttatttattttattttattttattttattttatattttattttatttattttattttattttgtactagggattgaacccagaggtccttcgccactgagccccagtcccccAGCTctactgattgattgattgattgattattttgagacagggtcttgctgaattgctcagGGCGTCACAAAGTAGCTGAGGCTGTCCTCcctcttgcaatcctcctgcctcaacctccccagttgctgtggttacaggcgtgtgtcaccagGCCCTACCCTTTAAGATTCTTAAACATGAGATCCTCCTCCTGCCCAAGAGCCGTTGTGTGGGGACAAAAGCAAAGACAGGTGGCAGGCTAGACCCGTATTCGGGGTCCCCTGGCCTTCAGTATGGATTCTGTCACAATAGCAAGGACAACCCGCCTCGCCTCTCATTCACTGTTAGGAATAAGCACGGGCCTTTCCTCCTCTTGGTCTCCTTTCTGCACGTCCATGTTCCTCTGGTCACCACCAAAGGCTTCCTGGGGAGGAGCCGTCACGGGTTATACGGGGACAACGTGGAGGAGATGGATTGGATGGTGGGtgagtgtcccccccccccagaaggCCCCGGGGAGAGATGCCCACGCCCTGGTCCTGCAGGTAGACCAAACCATGCCCCAGGGAGGCCCTGGGCCAGTGCCACTGGGAGCCGGGATAATGCCCCAGATCCCCAATGCCCAGGCTGTCCCCATCATGCCCCCGCGGGCTCCCGTTAGACATGGACACGAGCAGCTTTTTCAAGAAATGCATGAGACCGCACACCCAGGAGCTGGCTCTGGGCGCCACTCTGTCGCCAGCAGCCCCCACGCTGTGCCCTCTGCAGGACACATCCTTGACACGTTAGACCAGGAAGGTCTGGCCGATCGGACCCTCGTCTACTTCACCTCGGACCACGGGGGATGCTTGGAGTCTCGCCTGGGAACCAACCAATATGGAGGCTGGAATGGAGGCTATAAGGGTGAGGCTCAAGGGTGAGGTCCCCAATCCGCGCTGGCCAATGGcctctccccagcccttcccaACCCTGGCATTGAAAAGGCACCACCTGCccaccccccctccccaaatTTGCAAACACGGGTGCATATGGACTTGAATTTCTTTCCAGCCCAAAACACCATAGAGACTCTAATTGCatgctcagattttttttttatattttttaatctttttgcaCACGTGGTTTTGGGGATATTGACAGAGCTCTGCAGCCATTAGCACTgtagaatttcaaaatattttcattgtcttaggaaaaaaaaaaaatccctgtgcTTTTAGCAGTCATTCCTTGATCTGTGGGTGCCCCGCCTCCCCAACCACCaactcctcttctctccctccatctcttcctgCTCCAGGTAGAAGGTTCCCCGTGGTGTGGCCTTGGTGTCAGGCTTCTTTGATTGAAGAACCATGTTTTCCAAGTTGATCCTGTTGCACGATATGCCAGGGCTTGGTTCCTTTTTATGGAAATGATCTGTCCTCCAGTGGATGGTCCACACCAAGGGTGCCGGGTTCAGATTTCAGAAGGGATGCATTCAAGGTGGTGGGCACCTGGCATGGAACACAATGAGGCTGCCAGGTGCCCACCACCTTGAATGCATCCTGTTTCCATCTCTGTCGATGTTCCATCTGTGTCCCCTGGAGGGTCTGTGACGTGGCCCTTTCCAAACCCTTTGCTTCTGTCTTCCCCCTTCTGCCAATTTGAACGCACCTGAGCAGACAGAGGTAGCTCCCTCCTGCGTCCACTCGGAGTTACCTGGGTCAGCGCCTGCTGATCTCATACTACATCATTTTCTCTTCATAGGAGGCAAAGGCATGGGCGGCTGGGAAGGGGGCATCCGTGTTCCCGGGATCTTCCGGTGGCCCGGGGTGCTACCTGCCGGTCGAGTGATCCAGGAGCCCACCAGCCTGATGGACGTGTTCCCCACCGTGGTCCAGCTGGGGGGCGGCCAGGTGCCCCAGGACAGGTAGAGAAGGGACCAAAGAAAGCAGTTCCACTTTGTGGACAGAAAATACGTGTGTGGGGAGATGGATTTGCAGATCTCAAGTTGCACATTCGATTGCATGAGAtatccctgtgtgtgtgtgtgtgtgtggaggtatATATGTGTATCCACAGCTATATCTGAATATATGCACCTACCTCATGCAATTTAATCACGGTGTTATGTGCAATGCAGTATACATAGTCCAATTGATAGATTTATATACTCAAATATATACCCTGTCATGTATTTGCATATCTCCCATGACACATCCAATTGCAAGAGCTGTATAAGTACATACCCGAATTTATGCATATATCTCATGCAATTGAATCACACGGTCCATGAATTTTAATATACTGCAGCGGAATCTAATTTATACACGAGAGACACCTGGCCCATGTATTCATACAGCTCACATTTCGGATCCATTCatgatatatatgaaaacatgaatcAAAGCTGTACCATTTAATTACGTTCAGACATTCTCATATATACACTAGAAATCTACTCCTCATATTTATTAGGAAACTGTGTGGACAACAATTTTAAAGGCTTCGTGATGTTTTCTTTTAACAACCCCATtaaccttattattattattattattattattattattattattaaagtactgtcattgctgggcacagtggtacatgcctgtaatcccagtggctcaggaggctgaggcaggaggatcacaaactggaggccagcctcagcaacttagcaaggctctagcaaatcaatgagaccctgcctcgaaaataaataaataaataaacaaacaaataaataaataaataaaagggctgtggttgtggctccatggttaagcaccctgtgTTCCATCTCtgaagccaaattaaaaaaaaaaaaaaagtagaattgcATGTGTCCTGAATAACTATTTAGACGGCATCCGCACGGTATTCAGCATTCGGAGGCATTGGCATTTGATTTAAAGTATGTAGGAGCGTGGTCATGGGTTATTAGGAAAGAGGAGACCATTTAAATGACTGTCCTAGGTGTCCTCCGATTGCAGGACTGGGGTCCAGGGGGGGAGGTCCTGCGCTCTGTCCCCCCTGGAGGACAGTGATGGGCAGGTGCACTGTGCAAAGCTGTGACTGCCAATCAGAAGAGGTAGACGCAGCCtttggtggcacaagcctgcaGACAAGGTCCCTGGTACCCGAAGCCGACCTCCTCCCACCAGAACAGGGCGTGTGCGGTCGGATGAGCtgtatttgcagagagcagaagacagGGCGGACAGATAAGGAGATGCCACTCCCTGTGACCATCCCAGAGAGGCCGGGGCTGCCCGGCCTTGTTTAAGGACACGGCATGTTCCACGGGCCTCAAGGTCGATGGCGTGTAAAATAGAGAGGCCTGTCCTCGGTGCTTGGCTTTGTTTTCCCCCTTCAAGGCAAGTTGGGGGACGCCAAATGCAACCAGGTGAGCGGGTTACATTGTATCCAAAGGTGCCACCCATCGGGACAAGCGAGCTGGTTACACTGTGTCTAAAAGTGATGCCAATCGAACCCACAAGCTGGTTACGTTGTATCCAAGGCCATGTCCCCAGGCTTCTGGGCccccccaggccccccagcccTTCCACCCCTGCACAACTCTGCTCCTCTCCTGGGATCCGCTCAGCAGGGCCCCTTGGCGCCCCTGGTGCTGAGTGTCGTGTGCTCCCTGCAGAGTGATTGACGGCCGGGACCTGCTGCCCTTGCTCCTGGGGACCGCTCAGCACTCGGACCACGAGTTCCTGCTCCATTACTGCCAGAGGTTTCTGCACGCAGCCCGGTGGCAACAACGGGACCAGGACCGTGAGTACAACGAGGTCCCTTACAGACACAGACACCCAGCACCCTGGTGGCTCTAGACAGTGCATGATTGCTCCTGAGGTCACTTTTACTCAGTGACACTTGACCACATTTTCACTGTCCCCTCCGCATGGCCATGTTCACCCTCTCTGCCTCACCCACTTGCCAGCAGCAGAactgattcttcttttttaagatccAGTGCTTGACCAGGTGCAGGggtgcacccctataatcccagccactcaggaggctgaggcaggaggaccgaaaggtaaaggccagcctcagcctcttagtTAGAATctgacttaaaattaaaaaaaaaaaaatgaaagggctagggatgtggctcagtggtaaggcacccctgggttcaattgccaggactaaataataataataacaagaacaacaacaacaataataataataatatcaatccAGGTCTTAGAATTTCATAATCAGGTAATTGTCCCATTTAGCGATACTTGttttctgccccccccccatttGTCTTTCCCTCTCTATCCCTTTGCCTTCCTGTCTCTTTGCTACTGTGGATTTGCTTTCTGGACCACGATGCAGTCACGTCCGACTCTTTTGCATCAAGAAAGCCAGCAATTCagttaaaaaagatatatatatattgaaataaagCACATCATAAAACTGGATTTTTTCAAATGTTCAATGAGGGGCAGTTGATATATTCAGTGTAGTACAACACCACCCCAATCTGGTTCCTGAACATTTTCCTCACCCTAAAGGGAGCCCTCCTACTTAGCCTTTACTCCTCCTCCTCAGACTCTCCATTGTTTGTTTCTGTGGATTTGCTCATTTCTGCACATTTCGTACAAAAAGTCCTGCACAGGCTCTGCATCAGCCTTCTTTTCCTGAGCACAGTGTTTTCCAGGTTCACATATGGTCTAGCCAATGTCAGAGGTTCCTTCTTTTTCAGGGCTGTGTGATATTCCACAGAGTGGCTGCATTAAATTATATCTATTCGGGTCTTTTTTGGGGAGAGAGGGGTAACTATGGATAGagcccaggggcattcaaccccTGGGCGATGtctccagccctagtttgtattttatttagagacagggtctcacttagttgcttagggcttcactttggctgaggctggctttgaactctcgattcttctgcctcagcctcccgagccactgggatcacaggcctgcgcTCCCTCACCTGGTGCTATTCATCTCTTGATGGACACGTGGGTGACTCCTGCTGTTGTCCTGACGTCATCTTTCTGATTCTTGCCCCTCCACCAGGAGCAACCCTGTGGAAGGTGCACTTTATGACGCCGATCTTCCAGCCAGAGGGTGCTGGAGCCTGCTACGGGAGGGTGGTCTGCCCCTGCATCGGGGAAGGAGTGGTCCAGCACGACCCGCCTTTGCTCTTTGACCTCTCCAGAGACCCCTCTGAGTCTCATGTCCTCACGCCCGACTCCGAGCCCCGGTTCCACCAAGTGGTGGGCAGGGTCCGGCAGGCCGTGGAGGAGCATCAGCGGTCACTGGGCACAGTTCGCCAGCAGCTGGGCACCCTGAACAACCTGTGGCGGCCGTGGCTGCAGCCCTGCTGTGGCCCCTTCCCCCTGTGCTGGTGCGACACAGAGGACCAAGGGCAGTGACCATCTACGTGGAAAGAGCCAGAGCCCGGTCCATACAGCTCCTCGTGCTGACCTCAGGCATCCGTTGGCTGGTCACCAGTGACTCCGCACATCAACATGAGGTCACAATGCACAATGCACACTGAATGAAACGTACTGTCAGGGGCCACTCTGGGCTGCCAGCAAAGAGCCCAGCACCTCCTGCAATCAGAGGCTGGGACAGAGGACCCCGGGCCAGCCCAGAGGAGGCCACTCTGCAAACGGAAGGTGCTTCCAAATTGCACAGATTTGCAGGTGCGGAGGGGGAGCCCCGAGGGACAAACCTGATTCAATAAGACATGGCATGTGCCCAGAGGtcaagtctctgcttatggctctCAGTAGCAAGGACAGCTCCGCCCTCAGGACCCTCTGTCCTCCCCAAAGTCCTTTCTTCCTAACAGCATCACCGGGGGGAGGAGGGGGTGTAAAGATTTCTATAAaaacttttggggggacacccaCACTCAGGTCATCGCACTGGTCAGAGGGCTGCTGGTCCCTGTATTAGTCTCCCTGGGCTGCTGTAACAAGACACCCCAGCCCCGGGGGCTTACAGACCACAGACCCTGAGTGCTCATGGATGACCTCAGGCCACCACCCGAAGCCAACTCCACCTCTGCCTGATGCTCAAAGCCAGCTCCAGCCCAGTGGATCTCGGGATAAGGAAAGAGATGGCAGCTGGCCATCACTATTAACCCTGCTTCCTCCCCATCACCCATGCTGCGTGGAACACAAAGCCAGCACATTGGGCCAGCGGTGTCCCCAGTCACCAGCCCACCTTGTCACCTCTGAGTTCTTCAGCATCCTCTGGGCTGGGTCTCCTTCTTCAGACCCAGCCACACCCTTGACTCTGATGACTTTGAGGCCCAAGTCCCCCACAGAGGCTCCATGTTCTGAACCCCATTAAGTGCCACGTTTTCCATTCTGCAAATGTATCcagaaaattcatattttaactgTGATTATTTTACTCTGAGACAGActctctaagttgtttagggccttgcaaagttgctgaggctgacccccaAGTTGcagtcctctttcctcagcctccggagtcactcGAGTTTTCGGTGTGCACCCACTACCCCTGACTTCAACATTaaccccagctgcttgggaggctgaggcaggaggatcatgagtgcaacatcagcctcagccatggtgagGCCCTGAGAACTATGAGAAGCCCTGTCTGTAAATACAATAGAAAACACGACGGGGATCgtgactcagtggtggaacgTCCTGAGTTGGGTCTCCTGAGCAAGCATGAGAAGGCGGTGCCACAGCATCTTTACTAAAATTAGGCCAAatgtctcaaaaccaaaaatttcCTGACAGTTAACAGCTGTGGGGGGGTGGAAACATGAGGTTAAGGAGTTACTGAAGCTCCATCCTTGTCCCCGGTGCCagtccaataatgaggacacagctTTGGGGCGGGGGCAGagtttattgctttg is drawn from Ictidomys tridecemlineatus isolate mIctTri1 chromosome Y, mIctTri1.hap1, whole genome shotgun sequence and contains these coding sequences:
- the LOC144371986 gene encoding arylsulfatase L-like isoform X3, producing the protein MMADDLGIGDLGCYGNKTLRTPNIDRLAEDGVVLTQHIAAASVCTPSRAAFLTGRYPIRSGMVSSNAFRVLQWTAAAGGLPTNEITFAKILRDQGYATGLIGKWHLGLNCESPRDHCHHPQAHGFDSFLGMPFSMMADCARWELSEKRAGLERSLGLWFQVLAVASLTLAAGRLTRLTSSWLPALGAAGAAAVLLAAARFAGHLIVHADCFLMRNHTVTQQPLDLDRVTPLLLHEVSSFLQRNKHGPFLLLVSFLHVHVPLVTTKGFLGRSRHGLYGDNVEEMDWMVGHILDTLDQEGLADRTLVYFTSDHGGCLESRLGTNQYGGWNGGYKGGKGMGGWEGGIRVPGIFRWPGVLPAGRVIQEPTSLMDVFPTVVQLGGGQVPQDRVIDGRDLLPLLLGTAQHSDHEFLLHYCQRFLHAARWQQRDQDRATLWKVHFMTPIFQPEGAGACYGRVVCPCIGEGVVQHDPPLLFDLSRDPSESHVLTPDSEPRFHQVVGRVRQAVEEHQRSLGTVRQQLGTLNNLWRPWLQPCCGPFPLCWCDTEDQGQ
- the LOC144371986 gene encoding arylsulfatase L-like isoform X1, which produces MRWRMGYSCLCFRSCLAVALGLWLGGTPSACRDAADSRPNVLLMMADDLGIGDLGCYGNKTLRTPNIDRLAEDGVVLTQHIAAASVCTPSRAAFLTGRYPIRSGMVSSNAFRVLQWTAAAGGLPTNEITFAKILRDQGYATGLIGKWHLGLNCESPRDHCHHPQAHGFDSFLGMPFSMMADCARWELSEKRAGLERSLGLWFQVLAVASLTLAAGRLTRLTSSWLPALGAAGAAAVLLAAARFAGHLIVHADCFLMRNHTVTQQPLDLDRVTPLLLHEVSSFLQRNKHGPFLLLVSFLHVHVPLVTTKGFLGRSRHGLYGDNVEEMDWMVGHILDTLDQEGLADRTLVYFTSDHGGCLESRLGTNQYGGWNGGYKGGKGMGGWEGGIRVPGIFRWPGVLPAGRVIQEPTSLMDVFPTVVQLGGGQVPQDRVIDGRDLLPLLLGTAQHSDHEFLLHYCQRFLHAARWQQRDQDRATLWKVHFMTPIFQPEGAGACYGRVVCPCIGEGVVQHDPPLLFDLSRDPSESHVLTPDSEPRFHQVVGRVRQAVEEHQRSLGTVRQQLGTLNNLWRPWLQPCCGPFPLCWCDTEDQGQ
- the LOC144371986 gene encoding arylsulfatase L-like isoform X2, giving the protein MRWRMGYSWSCLAVALGLWLGGTPSACRDAADSRPNVLLMMADDLGIGDLGCYGNKTLRTPNIDRLAEDGVVLTQHIAAASVCTPSRAAFLTGRYPIRSGMVSSNAFRVLQWTAAAGGLPTNEITFAKILRDQGYATGLIGKWHLGLNCESPRDHCHHPQAHGFDSFLGMPFSMMADCARWELSEKRAGLERSLGLWFQVLAVASLTLAAGRLTRLTSSWLPALGAAGAAAVLLAAARFAGHLIVHADCFLMRNHTVTQQPLDLDRVTPLLLHEVSSFLQRNKHGPFLLLVSFLHVHVPLVTTKGFLGRSRHGLYGDNVEEMDWMVGHILDTLDQEGLADRTLVYFTSDHGGCLESRLGTNQYGGWNGGYKGGKGMGGWEGGIRVPGIFRWPGVLPAGRVIQEPTSLMDVFPTVVQLGGGQVPQDRVIDGRDLLPLLLGTAQHSDHEFLLHYCQRFLHAARWQQRDQDRATLWKVHFMTPIFQPEGAGACYGRVVCPCIGEGVVQHDPPLLFDLSRDPSESHVLTPDSEPRFHQVVGRVRQAVEEHQRSLGTVRQQLGTLNNLWRPWLQPCCGPFPLCWCDTEDQGQ